AGTGATGTTATACAGATCCCAATCAAAACAGATTTTCGCTACGACTTTGCATTTTTTGAACCCCACCTCACCAGAGATGACCCTGTGGTCAGGCAGTTCAAGCATCAGGTGGAAGAAGTAACGGCAGAGTACCTGCAAGCACTACACTTTTCACGGCTGTAAAGATGGAGTTTGGAAAGAGTCATAGTTCTGTGTGTTCTTCACTCTTCGGCGTATGCGCCACTACATTGCTGACCATCACCTGACCACTTTTATTCGTACATTCTACGACCGGGTTACTCAGCCAATGATTAATGATAACTTGATTGTTCGTATCGTCCAGACAGGCAGGATTTTCTGAAATTCGCATGGCGGTCAAAACAGCCAACCCATGACGTTTCGTCAGAGGGCCATATCCTGCCTGATCCCATAAATAGGTATAACCTGAGTCGCTGGTATGAAACACATTGACCAGCGCCATCAACAGCCGAAACAGGCGTTTGGCTTTGTCCGGATCACTCAGCTCATTGTAGTGTTTGTGCAACTGGAAAAAGGTTGAGGATTGAAATTCTGTGAGAGAATGAAGATGCTGAACCTCTCGGGATACATCAAAATCATCCGCTATCAGATCATTCTTCCTGGCATTGATAACAAGACGACTACGATTTGATAAACCATTATTTAGCTGCTCAATGGTCGTCTGGTTAAAAGTCACTTGTTCTGAAGCAGTTTCGCTATCGACCGGCAGTTGTATCTCGATATCAGGTAAATCGATCGACGTTAAACCGGTCTTTTTCATGAACGTAAGGATCATAAAGTGGTTAAAGGGTATCAGTCCACCATAAGCCAACTGTATTCCTACGCAAAGCTCCATCAACTGTGTAACCTCTTCACCCAGCATCGCATCGCACGTCATATCAACTGTCATTTGTCGTTTATTATCTTCACCTGACGACCAAACATAGACGGATACACCATTAATAAACAGATTGATGGCTACAGCACCCATTATGTTTTTTGCATTGAAACCGGAATCGCCTTTTGCCCCCACAACCCCGGGGGCGCCTTTCATCCCCTGAGCACCGGGAAGACCTGCACCACCTCTGGGACCTTCCTTACCCTCTGCTCCGCGAGCACCGGGTTCTCCCTTAGGGCCCGGCTCGCCTTCCACACCTCTTAGCCCTTCATTGCCAGGGTTTCCTTTCACTCCTCTGCTCCCTTTCGCTCCTTCCGCGCCCACGTTGCCTGTCTCACCCTTGGTACCGGGTACACCGTGCTCCCCTTTAGGCCCAGCCCCGGGCTCTCCTTTCTCACCATTCAAACCGTTAGAACCAGAGCTACTATGCTCCCCCATCTCTCCCGTCTCGCCCCTGAGGCCTTTTTGTCCATCCACCCCTCTGGGGCCATCCTGACCTCTTTTGCCTTCCTGTCCCTGAATACCCTTTGGGCCCTGCTCTCCTTGCTTACCTCGCTCACCTTTGACAGAGTCTCCCTGAGAGCCTTTTTTACCGGGCTCGCCTTTATCACCTTTAGCTCCTGACGGACCTTTCGCACCCTTTGCTCCGGGCTGCCCAGTATCTCCTTTAGGGCCAACCGGCCCCTGAGGGCCTACAAGCCCCTGAAACGCGGTCATGACCTGGTTAAGAGCAGCCATATTGACTGCACCACCACTGCCCGCTGGAAGTACAGGGGCAATTGCGGCGGCTCCATCTGTTACGGAAGGGACACGATCCAGTACTACCTCTTCAGTATTAAGTCTCTCTTCCTGTGAGCTGTTCGATCGAGAGTCAGAATACCGCGCAGTTCTCGTGTTCCCACGAAAATGGTTCAGACGACGTTCGAATTCATCCCTCTGCATGACTATGTTGTCGGTATACCCATTGAATATGACCCGAAGGTCGTCCAGAGTATAATGATAGCCATCAATCATCAGTCCCCTGTCGGTTCCACCAAAACGAAATCTATGCCCGTTTTCACCGACAAAAGACAAGGGTAATATCAGGACTCCATTCTGGGCAGAATAAGAGAGTTCGTTATTTTTATACGATCGATCATTCTCTATTATTACAGCCAGACCATCTAAAGATATCAGCAAGCAAAGCAGAGCTACTGCAATTCTGAGCATAGGGTTATCACTTAAGAAAAATGCTTTTTACAAACGCTCAAAAGACTAGCAGCAAAATGAATATAGGCTAGGTTTTATATTTATCATCTAAAGATGACTGTGCCGACATTATCAGCACAGCCTATTGAAAAAACCAGGCGTTTCAGGCCATGGCCGGAGTAACGACATTTGTCGTTGATGGCTGAAGGTAACGACGCAGCATCAGCAGACTGAAAACAACCGTTACCGCTTCAGCAAACAGCAGACTGAGCCACACGCCGTGTTCAGACAGGAAAACAGGAATCACCAACAAACCAACGACGACCAGAACAAACCCTCTTGCCAGAGACAAAACCGTCGCACTGGCAGAACGCTCTGTCGCCTGGAACAGGTTCGCCACCATCAGGTTAAAGCCCATGAAAGGATAAGCGAGAAAGTAATAGCGCAGCGCTACTGCCGCCATGGCCACCAGCTGCGGATTATCCACAACAAACAGACTGGCAATAGACTCGGCTTCCAGCCATACAATCGCTACCGCAGCAAAACCTGTTGCAACCGCAAATCTGAGGCCAATAAACAGCGTCTCCTTCACTTTATTCACAGCTCCGGCACCATAGTTAAAACTGATGATTGGCTGACACGCCTGACCAATTCCGACCAGTATAAACAGGGTTAACACCGCCGTGTTTAGTACTATGCTGTAGACAGAAATATAAAGGCCACCTTTCGCCAATAGCACCGTATTGAACACCATGGAAGTCGCTGCCACGGAAGACTCTATAAAGAAGATGGGCAGACCAATCGTCAGTATACGACGTATTCTGCCCAATCCCATACCCGACAGATTGAAGCGCAATCGTCCACGTCGGGTCAGAAAATGAATGAGGAGAATGATCATTGAAATAAGATTGGCGATGATCGTCGCATAAGCTGCACCCTGTACACCCCAGCCAAACTGCATGATGAACAGGTAATCCAGCACGATATTCATTAATGCCCCGCCTGCCAGAGCGTACATTGTCAATGCGGGGTTAGTATCGTTTCGAACAAAACACGACAGCACCCAGCCCAGTGAATACAGCACAAAGAAATTGAGCATAATCCCCAGATACTGACCTGAATAAATCGCTATCTGCCCCGTCGCACCGACCAGAGCCAGAATGTCATCCAGCCAGAACTGTCCGCCCAGTGCCAGACCGCCCGCCACCAGAATAGCCAGCAGGACAGACTGAACAAACAACCCCTGACCGGCCTGATAGTTACCTTTGCCAAATTCAATGGACATCAGGGCAGAGCCACCAATACCAATCATCATGGCGATGGCCGTAAAAAACGAAAAGAACGGCACCGCCATGGATATTGCTGCAAGGCCATCAGCCCCGACACCACGACCTATGAAAATGGTATCCACCATGATAAAGATGGATTTTATCACCATGCCGGTAATGGCAGGCATCAGATAACGAAAGAAAGATTGTTTAATCGGGTCGTTTTTCAGATCAATACTCTTACGCGCCACTCAATGTTCCTATTTAATTAATTTAAGTCATCAGGGGGCGGTATTATCTGCGAGTCTCAGGCAACAGAAAATAGATAGATTGCCCATAAACAGTACTAAGTACTCGACCATACGAAATCATATTTTCTGACTCATTGTTCAGGCACTGCACGGCGTTACAACTCTGGTCACATAGCTCGCTATGCTCCCGCCGTTGCGCCTTGTTCAGCACCTGCCCAATAAGCCAGAAATATTCGATTCCGTATGACCGAGTACTTATTTACTAACCAATCAATGTCCGTTCTTTTTCGTTAGCGCTCCTGACACTTCTGTTATGCAAGCCCATACCGTTATTCCATAAGATCTATTCCACGAAGGTGATAACAGGGATAGAACCATGTTTATGTACATGCAATACACAAAGCCATTCAGGCGTATCAGAGGGGTGTTCCAGATCATGATGACGCTGGTCAGCTTTTTTGGTTTCAATGAAGCCGTGCTGGCAGAACGGTACCGGAGTTCACTCTATATAAAGAATGACAATACAAGAATGATTGTTGTCAAAAGCCCGATGACAGAACCAATAAAACTGAATCAGACGGTGTCTGGCTACTATTCAGAGCTGGTTAATCCAGCCGGTCTCATTCCGGATGAGGATAAGACGAAAGTCGTAGCTCTGGACCTGCACTCCCTGGTGTTCTGAGGACACTGCAGCCAGTATCGACTGCTTTGTTAGTCATGCTGACAACCCTGTCATTCATCTGTCTCACCGATACCGATACATTAAAGGAATACAAAGCAGGCATTGTGCTGCAGCAAGGAGGAGTTAATATGCTTTTAAACATGATGAGCCAAATAGCAAACATGGGATACGCACCACGAACACAAACTGCCGATTCCAAAACATCTTCAGATAACACCTCGGTTGAATCAAAAGCCGGTTTAATGAGCACGTTGGGCTCACTGGCTGGAAAAACGGTCGAAGTGGTTAAAGCTCAAAGAAACTGGCTGCTGGGAACCGCTAGTGCAGCATGGAAAGCAATGACACTGGATAATGCCGCCTATTGTCTGAACTTAATGCCTTATGAGTTTGATATCAGCAGCGCCTTTGAAGGCCCTGAACATCGCAGATCCGTAAGCGTTGTTGAGCCTCAGTTACAACTTGCATCTACCAGACCCGAAAGAAAAAACACCAGTAAAATTCCACAGCGAATCGCCGGTCATCAATTTCCGAAAAAACCGGAAGGTGTCGCACTGACCAGACCAGATCTGGGCAAAACCGGCATTCCCATGCCAACGCGTCAGGCTATACCCCGCAAACCAGTTCAGATGAATGCAGAAGTCGCTTCATCTGCAAGCCCAAAACAAGCAGCAAAAAAAGCTGAAAAAGAATCCATTTTTGCCTTTAACACGGTCATACGTGATCCCTATGACCTCAAAGGTGATCTCCCAGCTGCAGAAACTATTCGCAAGTTGAATGAGCATGCCCGCAAAGCCAGACTACGCACCCCGAAAGAACGTGCAGCCAGACCATCAATCAAGCCGATCAGCGATGAAGCCTACCGGCGTTTGATGGGCAAGCGTTATAGCAAAGGTAAAAAGGCAGAAACCACTGCCATTGATCAAAGTGCTGAAAAAAAGGTATTCAAGGGTGACCTGAACAGACTGATGAAACCTCTGGAAGGTCAGAAGGGAGAAAAGTTTGTATCAGATGCGGAACGTGTCGCCAACTTCCCAAAGACGCTGCGCACCTGATCTTTAATGAATCCGGATCGTTGGGACGAGCGGAACGCGACTCCCAACCCTTTGTTTATTTATACGCCAATCATTAAGCCAGCATCATTCATCACAACTGCGCCGCAGAAGGCCTGCGTGGCACACTCATCATACATGTTGCCAACAGTCCAAACAGGCCACTGACCATCAGATACCATGCAGGTGATTGAAGGTTATTCGTCCAGCCAATCAGGGTCATGGCAATCACCGGAGTCAAACCACCAAACAGGGCAAAGCTGACGTTGTAACAGAAAGCAATGCCTGAATAACGAACATTCACCGGAAACAGTTCCGACAGCGCAAGGGGAGCAACACCTGTGATGCTCCCCTGTATCAGGGCACTGACCAGCATGACACTGTAAACATCAACACCTGCTCCATACCAGTAAAAAACCGGTACTGAAAACAGAACAATAATGCCCGACGCCACGCATAAAAGACTGCGAAGTGACACGGTATCCGCCAAAAGCCCGAACGCAATAAACACAACCGACGACAGGAATATCCCTATACTTCCCGCCAGTGCAACGTCGCCAGCACTGTACCCCAGCATCTTAGTCAGATAACCCGGCGTAAACAGAAACAGCAACGTCATTGAGGTGGCAACAGGAAGAATCAGGAAAATACCCACCAACAATTGACGACGGTGTGATTGTAATAAATGGAACAAAGGAACCGCGGACTGGGCTTTACGCTTGGCGAGTTGCAGAAACAGGTCGGATTCCTGAAATTGTTTACGTACTACATAACTGCAAATACCCATTGTTCCCCCAAGCCAGAAGGGTATCCGCCAGCCCCACGCCTTCATTTCATCAACCGGTAACCACCAGAGCATAAAAGCGTGCACCAGTGAACCAAACACGACACCGTTGGCTAATACCATAAACAGCAGGCTCATCACCAGCCCGCGCCGCCGGTCAACGGTTTCACTGAGATAGGTCATCGCCCCTGGAATCTCTCCGCCGATGGAAAAACCCTGCAACACCCGCAGCCCTACCAGCATCAATGGTGCCCAGAGTCCGACCTGACTATAGGTTGGCAGACAGCCCATCAGAAAAGTAGACAACGCCATAATCAGCACGGTTGCCACAAACGTCGGTTTGCGTCCAAAACGGTCGCCCAGATGCCCAAACACTAAGCCGCCCAAAGGCCGGACAAAATACCCCACTGAAAACGTCGCAAACGTGGTCAGCATTGAGGTAAAACTGTCGTGACTGGGGAAAAACTGATCGGCAATGTAGACTGCCATCAGCGCATAAATAATAAAATCGTAAAATTCCAGAAAACCGCCAAGAGAGGTCACAAGAATTAACCCTTTGTGCTCCCTCGACAAACCTTCATGACTGCTAAAGACCAAAACTCACTACCTTACTTATTGATTTAATTCGTGTTCATGTTTACATCCAGTCCGTCAGCATCACACCCAGACTGATACGATTCGTATTTTTGTTGTAATCGATCAGGCTCTCGCCATAACCATTAAAGTACTGAACATAACCCCGGAATTTTTCAGTCAGCGGGAACGACCAGTCCAGCTGGACAGCTCCAAGGTTGTCCGAGCGCAGGTTGTTTCTTAACATTACGCCCACGTTATGGCGGTTAAACTTGTAACCAAACAGAAGCTCGCCACTACCCATGTAACGTTCAATGCCCGAATTGTCGTCACCTTTGACGTTAGGGTAGTCAGAGTCATTGATATCCTTGCGCTTTTCAGGGATGCGATACCATGGACAAATGGCCAGATAAAAATTGCCCCGCTCAAAGAAAACCCCGAATTTAACGCGGTTCCAGCTGCGGGAAAGTGAGCCATATCGCCCATTGGACTGATGATTGATGCCAACACTTAACCCCCTCATCCTCAGACCCAGAAGATCGAAATCGGCGGGAAAGATAAAAAAGGCTTCCGGCTCATGGTTGGTTTCCCTGAACGGCGATGACAGGCGGTTATAAGCCTGCCACCAGGAGACATTGGTGTACGCAACAAACAGATCGCCATAACCCTTAAACACACCACGCCACAGCGGTGCCTTAAGACTGATCTGGAACTTCACTTCATATCGGGACAATTTGTCGCCTTCGTTGCCAAAGGGTTCACCGTTGGGTGAGTCGTTATAGGAGAAAGGCAACAGGTAGTTGGGTTTGTGAGGTGTAATCACAAACCGGTTATCAACCACACTTTTTTCACTGAGGATTCGATCAGTGATGACACCGTGTTCATCATTCAGTAGCTCCCGGTGCTCGCCAGAATCACTGACAACGTTCAGATCTTCATGCTCCGGATTGAAAAATTGACAACGTTGACGAACCTCTTGCAGCGTCACCTGTCCATCCCCCTGCTTAAGCTCTTGCATAAGACAGCGCTCGTATGCCTGCTCAGATTGCTCCGGCCTGTTATCGGAAAAACAGTGAACCGTAAAAGTACACGTGAGGACAAAGAGACCACAGTATAGGTTGCGCATCATTGGAAATCTCTTGCTAATTGCCAAATGAAAAGCTACTGATCTTCCCCGACCATCGTCGCAGAGTAATCCGGCCAGGTGATGAACAGAATCAGCAGGGTAACGAGCGAAATAATGATCAGGTACAAAGCAGGACCCAAGGCCAAACCATAAGCCTTGATCAACGGCGTGATTGAGACAGGGGCAAGACCACCAAATAATGCCATGCCCAGATTATACGACGTTGCCACACCGGTATAACGCACTTCTGAGGGAAACAGCCGTACCAACATGGGTGGCAGTGTTCCGATCACAAACGAAGAAAGGATAGCCGCTACCATCATAATCCGGCTGAGTTCTGCCTCATGAGAACTGACATATTGATAGTAAGGCAGACAAACACCGGCAATGAGAACAATACTGCAGAACAGTAGCTTTTTATGAGAACAACGATCCGTCACCAGCCCCATCAGCAAACACAATGGAGCAAACATGATATAGGCCAGCGACGAATGCCAGGCAACTTCAGCGCGGGAAAAACCGTGCAATGTTGTCAGATAACCGGGCATGTAAGCACCCAGTAACGTGACGGCCGAACCACAAACAGCCGCAATGCCAAAGCCGCAGAAAAAACCGCGCCGATGCTTTCGAACCAACTCCAGCATTGGAATCATTTGCCGCTGACGCACCAGATTCAGAGCCATAAACAACCCCGACTCATCAAACCTCAACCGTATGTAATAGCTCAGCCCCCCCAGCAGCCCGCCCACCCAGAACGGAACCCGCCAGCCCCACCCGGACATTGCTTCAGGCGATAAAATCAGAGTCAGCAGACCATGCACAAACGTGGCCAGAGAAAAACCCAGCGTGAACGACATAAACAGAATACCGATCACCAGTCCGCTACGCCCCGGAGTGGTTTCGCTCACATAAGTCATTGCACCGGGCAATTCTCCTCCCAGAGAAAAGCCCTGAAACAGTCGCAGTAAAACCAGCAGTGCCGGAGCCAAAATGCCAATACTGTCGTAAGTCGGCATACAGCCAATCAGTGCCGTGGTCAGAGCCATAATGGAGATCGTTAGGGTAAAGGTACTTTTACGTCCATAACGATCCCCGAGATGCCCAAAGAAAAAACCACCCAGAGGACGTGACAGGTAACCCACTGCAAAGGTAGCGAAGGTTCCCAGCAGAGAAGTCATCGGGTCACTGGAAGGAAAGAAACTCTCGGCAATATAGCTTGCCATCATGGCGTAAACCATGAAGTCATACATTTCCAGCATACCGCCCAGTGAAATCGCGAAGGCCAGCCGGAACTGTTCTTCGGGCACATTCACACAGCGTCGGGCATGTTGTTGGCTCATTATCGGCTCCCCCGGATCGTGTCGAATAACAAAGATTAGGTGCGACCGATAGAACCGGCAAATCAACAGCGTAACAGTATTGACCAGACGAATGAGTCAGCTCACTCGTCACAGTCCGGCGAGGTTCCTTTTACAGACAGTACTATCTTGCCAGTGTGACCCTTCTCCAGAAACAGAGTCTGAGCCTCCTTTATGTTTTTCAGAGGCAAACAGTGAGCGACCACAGGCTTGATGGCAGCCGCTTCAATATGACGAACAAGGTTGGCGAACACATCAGACTCAAGCACTGTACAACCAAAGAAGCTCAAGTCTTTCAGGTACAGCGTTCTGATATCCAGCTCAACCATAGGGCCGGCAATGGCTCCGGCGACAGCATAGCGTCCACCGGGTTTCAGCACATTCAGTAACTCACCCCACTGCTGACCTGCTACCAGATCAATCACAACATCCACACTGTTTTCACCAAGATGTTCAACCACACTGTCGTTGCGGTTTACTGTGGATGACGCACCAAGAGCCAACAAATCTTTTGATTTCTTCGGGCTGGTCACGGCTATGACCGTTGCTCCCCTTGCTTTCGCCAGTTGAACAGCAGCCGATCCCACACCACCGGAAGCTCCGGTCACCAGAACGGTTTCTCCGGATTTCACTGCCGATTTTGTCAGCATATTTTCTGCCGTTGAATACGAGCAGGGAAATGAAGCCAGCTCAACATCGGTCATAGAACTTGAGACTTTGTGGGCATGCCTTTCGGATACTGTCGTATATTCAGCAAAACCGCCATCACACTCCGATCCGAAGTACCAGGGCTGCTCCAGAACCTTCCCATCGGCTTCACGAATGCAGGGTTCCACTAACACTCGTTCGCCAATGCGGGTTTCAGAAACGCCCTCACCCACACCAACAATAACGCCACATACATCCGCCCCCTGTATACGGGGAAAACGTAATGCCTGCCCGCTCCAGCTGGCATCCTCAGTGGCGGCTTCTGCTTTGGAATACCAGGCAATCCGGGTGTTAATGTCGGTATTATTAACACCTGCCGCAGCGACTTTGATCAGAACTTCGTTATCACCGGGTGTCGGCACCGGTATATCGGTTCGATATTCAAGCTGGTCAAACCCGCCATGCCCCATCAGGGCCACTCCACGCATCTTCTCTGGCAACGAATTCATTGTTGACGTCCTGTTTGCAAAAGGTCGTCACTCTACAGGCAATCCTGTGAATATCAATGCAGCACAGAAAGCGATCAGAGAGGTCAGGGAGAGGAAAGAGAAGGCAGAATGTGACTCATCGTGTCATGGGCTGCTTGTGCAGAAGGTCTTTCCTGCGGGTTAACTTTAATCATATTCTGAACCAGTTCGACCATGGCCATTCCTGGCTCATCCAGCTCCGCTGAAGATTCGGTGATCAGTTGTAATTGCCCGTCAGGTTGCTTATTTCGCAGGGTACCCATACTGAGAATACCCAGACCAATCAGAGAATCCATTAGCATAATACCGGCAGAATACACATCTGCGGCATAACCGGCAGGTAAGCCTTTACGAACTTCCGGAGCCGCATAATAATCGGTTCCGCCCACGTCAACACTTTCGCCCTCACGAAATGGCTTTGCCATACCAAAATCGGTGATTTTCAGCTGACCGGTTGCCGAATGCACCAGCACATTGCCATGTTTGATATCAAGGTGAAGAATCTTTTTCTGTTGAAGGTAACTCAGGCCAGCCATTAGCTGTTTGCCACAGTTTACCAGTTCCGGCAGATGTTCTTTGGAACGCTTACCCTCAAAAGCATCATCAAGACGGGTTCCACCATCCTCCATCGCCATTCGCAACTGATAGGAAGCACCCTGTTTCTGCGCAGAGTAACCTTTCAGTTTTATGATGTTGGGATGATCCAGTGTTTCCAGCAGTCTGGCTTCGGCTGCATCTTCAGCGAGGGTTTCCCGGGCTTCTGAGGATGATGACTCAACGACCCTGAGGCGCTCTACCCAGTTACCCTGTTTTCTGGAGCTGAAGTGCGCCACGGAACGTCCGTTTTCGAAAGGGACAATCATCGCTTTTCTGGCATTTTTATGGTCTGGCATTTTACCTACAGTGATCAGCAGGTCATTCAATTCAGATTCTGCAAGTGACGGCCTGTGAGTAAAAGACACTTCTTCAGAATGGTGTTGCCGTTCAGACCCTAGCGAAATATCAGATTCGTAGCCTGAAGTCTCACTGTCTGAACCGGCAAATACAATACCGTCATCCTCAGAATCACTGTCAGCTGCAAAAGAGTCACTGCCAGCTGCAAATTCAATGTCACTGTCGCTATCATCAGTGCCAGAATCAGCCAGA
Above is a window of Endozoicomonas montiporae CL-33 DNA encoding:
- a CDS encoding alcohol dehydrogenase family protein, translated to MNSLPEKMRGVALMGHGGFDQLEYRTDIPVPTPGDNEVLIKVAAAGVNNTDINTRIAWYSKAEAATEDASWSGQALRFPRIQGADVCGVIVGVGEGVSETRIGERVLVEPCIREADGKVLEQPWYFGSECDGGFAEYTTVSERHAHKVSSSMTDVELASFPCSYSTAENMLTKSAVKSGETVLVTGASGGVGSAAVQLAKARGATVIAVTSPKKSKDLLALGASSTVNRNDSVVEHLGENSVDVVIDLVAGQQWGELLNVLKPGGRYAVAGAIAGPMVELDIRTLYLKDLSFFGCTVLESDVFANLVRHIEAAAIKPVVAHCLPLKNIKEAQTLFLEKGHTGKIVLSVKGTSPDCDE
- a CDS encoding MFS transporter, which produces MSQQHARRCVNVPEEQFRLAFAISLGGMLEMYDFMVYAMMASYIAESFFPSSDPMTSLLGTFATFAVGYLSRPLGGFFFGHLGDRYGRKSTFTLTISIMALTTALIGCMPTYDSIGILAPALLVLLRLFQGFSLGGELPGAMTYVSETTPGRSGLVIGILFMSFTLGFSLATFVHGLLTLILSPEAMSGWGWRVPFWVGGLLGGLSYYIRLRFDESGLFMALNLVRQRQMIPMLELVRKHRRGFFCGFGIAAVCGSAVTLLGAYMPGYLTTLHGFSRAEVAWHSSLAYIMFAPLCLLMGLVTDRCSHKKLLFCSIVLIAGVCLPYYQYVSSHEAELSRIMMVAAILSSFVIGTLPPMLVRLFPSEVRYTGVATSYNLGMALFGGLAPVSITPLIKAYGLALGPALYLIIISLVTLLILFITWPDYSATMVGEDQ
- a CDS encoding MFS transporter; translation: MVFSSHEGLSREHKGLILVTSLGGFLEFYDFIIYALMAVYIADQFFPSHDSFTSMLTTFATFSVGYFVRPLGGLVFGHLGDRFGRKPTFVATVLIMALSTFLMGCLPTYSQVGLWAPLMLVGLRVLQGFSIGGEIPGAMTYLSETVDRRRGLVMSLLFMVLANGVVFGSLVHAFMLWWLPVDEMKAWGWRIPFWLGGTMGICSYVVRKQFQESDLFLQLAKRKAQSAVPLFHLLQSHRRQLLVGIFLILPVATSMTLLFLFTPGYLTKMLGYSAGDVALAGSIGIFLSSVVFIAFGLLADTVSLRSLLCVASGIIVLFSVPVFYWYGAGVDVYSVMLVSALIQGSITGVAPLALSELFPVNVRYSGIAFCYNVSFALFGGLTPVIAMTLIGWTNNLQSPAWYLMVSGLFGLLATCMMSVPRRPSAAQL
- a CDS encoding phospholipase A, coding for MQELKQGDGQVTLQEVRQRCQFFNPEHEDLNVVSDSGEHRELLNDEHGVITDRILSEKSVVDNRFVITPHKPNYLLPFSYNDSPNGEPFGNEGDKLSRYEVKFQISLKAPLWRGVFKGYGDLFVAYTNVSWWQAYNRLSSPFRETNHEPEAFFIFPADFDLLGLRMRGLSVGINHQSNGRYGSLSRSWNRVKFGVFFERGNFYLAICPWYRIPEKRKDINDSDYPNVKGDDNSGIERYMGSGELLFGYKFNRHNVGVMLRNNLRSDNLGAVQLDWSFPLTEKFRGYVQYFNGYGESLIDYNKNTNRISLGVMLTDWM
- a CDS encoding protein kinase domain-containing protein translates to MKTEGSPSSVPGLPVSPGSADDSHKTQDDSHFKHRKVSRGSGRESISSDKEADDSDNESLKPEKGLGSREIKRSVSTTSTVTSDYFSGNEVSSDLADSGTDDSDSDIEFAAGSDSFAADSDSEDDGIVFAGSDSETSGYESDISLGSERQHHSEEVSFTHRPSLAESELNDLLITVGKMPDHKNARKAMIVPFENGRSVAHFSSRKQGNWVERLRVVESSSSEARETLAEDAAEARLLETLDHPNIIKLKGYSAQKQGASYQLRMAMEDGGTRLDDAFEGKRSKEHLPELVNCGKQLMAGLSYLQQKKILHLDIKHGNVLVHSATGQLKITDFGMAKPFREGESVDVGGTDYYAAPEVRKGLPAGYAADVYSAGIMLMDSLIGLGILSMGTLRNKQPDGQLQLITESSAELDEPGMAMVELVQNMIKVNPQERPSAQAAHDTMSHILPSLSSP
- a CDS encoding MATE family efflux transporter, with translation MARKSIDLKNDPIKQSFFRYLMPAITGMVIKSIFIMVDTIFIGRGVGADGLAAISMAVPFFSFFTAIAMMIGIGGSALMSIEFGKGNYQAGQGLFVQSVLLAILVAGGLALGGQFWLDDILALVGATGQIAIYSGQYLGIMLNFFVLYSLGWVLSCFVRNDTNPALTMYALAGGALMNIVLDYLFIMQFGWGVQGAAYATIIANLISMIILLIHFLTRRGRLRFNLSGMGLGRIRRILTIGLPIFFIESSVAATSMVFNTVLLAKGGLYISVYSIVLNTAVLTLFILVGIGQACQPIISFNYGAGAVNKVKETLFIGLRFAVATGFAAVAIVWLEAESIASLFVVDNPQLVAMAAVALRYYFLAYPFMGFNLMVANLFQATERSASATVLSLARGFVLVVVGLLVIPVFLSEHGVWLSLLFAEAVTVVFSLLMLRRYLQPSTTNVVTPAMA
- a CDS encoding collagen-like protein → MLISLDGLAVIIENDRSYKNNELSYSAQNGVLILPLSFVGENGHRFRFGGTDRGLMIDGYHYTLDDLRVIFNGYTDNIVMQRDEFERRLNHFRGNTRTARYSDSRSNSSQEERLNTEEVVLDRVPSVTDGAAAIAPVLPAGSGGAVNMAALNQVMTAFQGLVGPQGPVGPKGDTGQPGAKGAKGPSGAKGDKGEPGKKGSQGDSVKGERGKQGEQGPKGIQGQEGKRGQDGPRGVDGQKGLRGETGEMGEHSSSGSNGLNGEKGEPGAGPKGEHGVPGTKGETGNVGAEGAKGSRGVKGNPGNEGLRGVEGEPGPKGEPGARGAEGKEGPRGGAGLPGAQGMKGAPGVVGAKGDSGFNAKNIMGAVAINLFINGVSVYVWSSGEDNKRQMTVDMTCDAMLGEEVTQLMELCVGIQLAYGGLIPFNHFMILTFMKKTGLTSIDLPDIEIQLPVDSETASEQVTFNQTTIEQLNNGLSNRSRLVINARKNDLIADDFDVSREVQHLHSLTEFQSSTFFQLHKHYNELSDPDKAKRLFRLLMALVNVFHTSDSGYTYLWDQAGYGPLTKRHGLAVLTAMRISENPACLDDTNNQVIINHWLSNPVVECTNKSGQVMVSNVVAHTPKSEEHTEL